Part of the Porites lutea chromosome 14, jaPorLute2.1, whole genome shotgun sequence genome, actgtttatgtaacattttggtGGTGAAAATTCCTAAGAGTAAGGTTAACAACCCTTCCCCGTTTAGGAAAActtgttttgtgacgtcattgacgaaGCAATGTTacgtgttatttgaaatcacgttTTACGTGTTTTTCTCATTGAGCCacatttgtagttcacttttcagGATCACCGATGGAAGCAAACCGGTTAAAGtagtattttacaaaatatgtATATTTAATAAGGTAGTCATACCTGAAGTGGCCTGAGCATGACAAAAAAATTCTATTCGGTTACAGGTGGAGTGAATTCCAAAATCGAGTGAGTACAAAGCATATTGACGACTTTGGCCTGTCACATTTTTCCTGCAcagtatttaaaaaatacagcATGACAAACCATTACGAGACTCCACCCCAGGTTTGTCTAAACGGAGAGTTTTACAGTCAGTATTTCCTGGATTACATAACTAAAGTATACGCCGCCATGAACAAAGACAAAAAGGCCAAATCAATGCTGTCCTTCATGCACTTCAACACTGGACACGAGTATACCGGGGTACGAATGATCAACATGGATGCTAACTTGGCAAAGTTCTTGAATAATATAGTTCAGAGTCCGGACACTCTTACTGTGATATTTTCCGACCATGGCAACAGGAATACTCAGTATAGTTATACTGACGAAGGGAGAAGAGAGACTTTTGATCCGATTCTGTTTATGATAATTCCAGACCGAGTGGCTGAAAAGCTCGGCCATCAGCGAATGACGGCCCTGGTTGAAAACCAAAAGCGTCTATTTACGTTGCTGGACCTACATAGAGCACTTGTGTCTTTAAACCATCCTAAACTAATGAACTCCCAGAACTCCACTGCAGTAGggatattttctgttttaccaGCAAACCGCACATGTGCAGATTTGCAGTTGATGCCGCTGACCAGGTGCAAGTGTGAAGGGTTCGACGATTATAGTCGGGCTGAAGACAACTCAAAAAACCACAAATGGCTAGCAGAGTTTGCACTCGGAACCTTAAATGATGCCATACAGACACAACATTTAGGAGGTACATGTAATAGTGAGCTCATTTAGGAAGCAACTACCACGACGAGGTCAGGGCAACGTCACTAAAAAGTAAATTCCATTCTTCAAACTCGTCATCATTCTGTCTGTGACATTTTCCATTTTCCTACAGATTAATTGTTAAGGGAGGGcattaaagttttaaaagacgAAGGAAAATTCTTTGTGGTGTAATTACGTCCGTTATTAAACGTCTAACTAGCAAATTTCATTCGTAGTTGGGCGgaggaaaccaaaaaaaaaacaaaagtgtgATGGACTGGCAAATCTTGTTTGCCGGAAAAAAAATTTGACGTTACAGCCTCTTATTGATTTAGAAAGCGCCCAAGGTTATTCACTTAACTCATGGAAATCGCCAAATTGTTTTGAAGCTCAAAGAAAACAATCTTTACGGTGGGGCGAGCAAATTGTAAGACATTTTCTACTTGCAGTGGTCATAAAAGACACCGTGATCCGGTCTAAAACAGTAATAACGTGCGAACGTGCCTACCGCCGaatattagggagtttatattagcaaaggcgtttttgaatTTTGATTGAAGTACGTCAACCGGAATTGAGGCGTTTTCCCCTTTAATATATCTTAAAGCTACCAAATTCATAATACTTAACATCTTCGCTGTTATAGAGACTACTTCCGGTTAAAGgacacttccggttgacgtgtgtcGCTCAAAACATCTTTCCTAAAACTCGGTATTAACTATTCAACGAGTTGTTTCGTACGTTTTTTACAGGTGCTGGTGAAGTTGTAACCTCATCCCAAAGGTATGGCTATGGAAACTGTCAGCGCTTGGTGGGGAAATCATTTACTAATATTTTGCAACGTTTCCAAGGAGACTACATCTTGACGACAATGGATCTCCACGTGGTCCCTCCAGCTGGTTTTACAGAAGACGAAGTCTTTaaagtttctttgaaaaactaTGCAAAGCCGGAAGACGAAGTTTGGTTGACAAGTTATACTCGGCAGTCCAAATATAGCAAGTTTGAGGCATGCGCAGACAAGTCAGTTGACGTTAGACTTTGCTCATGCGCTATTGATCAAACTAATCTTGCTGAATCAGTCAGCAATGGTGTTTCAAGTAAAATTTTTGGTTCGGACACCGTTGTAAAAGACCTCCACTCAGGATGTCTTTTGTTTCTGAGACGGGATCACGGATTAACCTCTTTAGCGTTGGAAGTAGCAAACGTATGCTACAATAGCACTTACAAATTTAAACTGGACGGTGGAGGATCAGAGAGACTGTTTTCTAAAACCCTTCCCATAAATGTTGAATTGCTACCCAGGACATTTTATTTTCTAACATCCATTACGAAGTATGCGTCGAAATTCACCTATCAATTACATTTTACAGCAAGTGTAGAAGTTAAAAATGACAATTCTGAAGATTTTATAAACTTGGGAGAACATGATGTGTCGGAGTAACAAACAAGAACAATGAATTAGACTATTTTTCCATAAGTTTACTCATCGTACGGCATAAAAGCAGCcttttagagtgattttacccCGTGAAACCGGAagtagaatactacgcactattatgcgCCAATtctattgtattcttttgtttacctcttgttatttttcactattttttagtatctgtttcacggttcaagtaaaattactttattttgtttctcaactattcaaaattgaaatatttataaaatagGAATCTAGCATTTATTTTTTAGAACCTGATAGCTGCTGCTTCAAGCTGTCAGTTTTAAGAAGGTTTCATTGAACTCTTTGTGAATGTACATGTGGCGTGGGATTTGGTTTTTAACGGAAGAAAAGATAATGGTCACGAAAGTGGCGAAGATTCGTTGAAAGGGACGACAGAACCTACAACCGTAACGTCAATAGTTTCTCAATTTCCTTCCCACAACTCCTCAAGTGACGCTCTTCAAATTGAAAGTCAGATTACAGATAAACGACGAGTACAAGCCTGGAAGTAAGaaattaaaagacatttttatcaactgagttgataGAATTCACGTTTCAGAGAGTTTCAGAGCGAATAAAGAAGGGTTTAATTTGCGCACAAAGCGTTTGAAGCTGAGCTTCCTTAAGTTTTTTCTCAAGTTCAGTTTTACCTCATTATTGCTTGTGGTTCCGCTCCAGCACCAACACAACCCTATTGTTAGTAGACAAACTAACTCCTGTAGTTAATGTTTGCATGTTTTGTCGT contains:
- the LOC140924414 gene encoding uncharacterized protein, with product MGKVTDWIPTSKEIITGTVQEAVKTNQKNGFGFLYIKCGDILQSLIFPPILKKGENDSDRNNINVNVVVLDSVARPHFYRILPRSVAVLRRIAQDPDIKATALDFEMFQSVGQQTFDNMRPFFSGVIKDDNEISDRAKTAKDPLGVEVLFGAFSKWGYQTLFQEDLCWYDYWGIGLTDLQVRGRPDGDSEFKDRWSEFQNRVSTKHIDDFGLSHFSCTVFKKYSMTNHYETPPQVCLNGEFYSQYFLDYITKVYAAMNKDKKAKSMLSFMHFNTGHEYTGVRMINMDANLAKFLNNIVQSPDTLTVIFSDHGNRNTQYSYTDEGRRETFDPILFMIIPDRVAEKLGHQRMTALVENQKRLFTLLDLHRALVSLNHPKLMNSQNSTAVGIFSVLPANRTCADLQLMPLTRCKCEGFDDYSRAEDNSKNHKWLAEFALGTLNDAIQTQHLGGAGEVVTSSQRYGYGNCQRLVGKSFTNILQRFQGDYILTTMDLHVVPPAGFTEDEVFKVSLKNYAKPEDEVWLTSYTRQSKYSKFEACADKSVDVRLCSCAIDQTNLAESVSNGVSSKIFGSDTVVKDLHSGCLLFLRRDHGLTSLALEVANVCYNSTYKFKLDGGGSERLFSKTLPINVELLPRTFYFLTSITKYASKFTYQLHFTASVEVKNDNSEDFINLGEHDVSE